In a genomic window of Macaca nemestrina isolate mMacNem1 chromosome 18, mMacNem.hap1, whole genome shotgun sequence:
- the C18H16orf82 gene encoding protein TNT yields the protein MALVPGQHCSPSHTRLHLTSPITMGTEPATQNTQFSKGSLIYGGTSPQRGHSQHSEASQGPLSLDKPLQLPPIFLKGEKGESSVRHEEEGEPSLQSPGLELQSPEWPHHAGAAQDPLKVASSNLSDTQSSESHVSSVQHPRPEECSHTSLSSGYAGDKEDSGTSLAGSHRRVRLNRRLNTQAASNQTSQLGSTDPLRSLKSQLTGPAHSTKQTGGEE from the coding sequence ATGGCACTGGTGCCAGGACAGCATTGTTCTCCCTCCCACACCCGCCTTCACCTCACAAGCCCCATCACCATGGGAACTGAGCCAGCCACTCAGAACACACAGTTTTCAAAGGGCAGCCTTATATACGGAGGCACCTCTCCCCAGAGAGGTCACAGCCAACATTCAGAGGCCTCCCAGGGCCCCCTCTCCCTGGATAAACCACTTCAGCTGCCCCCCATTTTTCTCAAGGGAGAAAAAGGGGAATCGTCTGTCCGgcatgaggaggaaggagagccaAGCCTACAGTCACCCGGCTTAGAGCTCCAGTCCCCTGAGTGGCCCCACCATGCAGGAGCGGCTCAGGATCCCCTGAAAGTGGCCAGCAGCAACCTCAGTGACACCCAGAGCAGCGAGAGTCATGTGTCCAGTGTGCAGCATCCCAGGCCGGAGGAGTGCAGCCATACCAGCCTGAGCAGCGGGTACGCGGGGGACAAGGAGGACAGCGGCACCAGCTTAGCGGGCAGCCACCGGAGAGTGCGGCTGAACAGAAGGCTCAACACCCAGGCGGCCAGCAACCAAACCAGTCAGCTGGGCTCCACAGACCCTCTCAGGTCCCTAAAGAGCCAGCTGACTGGCCCCGCCCACAGCACCAAGCAGACTGGAGGGGAAGAGTGA